The Brassica napus cultivar Da-Ae chromosome C1, Da-Ae, whole genome shotgun sequence DNA segment atgactttctgggcagaagctttgaacacggtggttcatgtgctgaatttgtcaccaagtgctccattggatggtgatgttccagagagggtttggactggtaaggatgtttcttacagtcacttgagggtctttgggtgtaaggcatttgttcatattcccaaggttgatagatcgaagcttgagatgaagtcgcggcagtgtgtgttcatcggttatggtcatgatgagttcgggtacagattttatgatcccgttgagaggaagctcgtaaggagcagagatgttgtgtttatggaagatcaaacgattaaggacattgacaagtccaaaaacccaactcagatttttgagggtttgatcgatacagaggctactccttctacatcggttcacggtgaggttgaggttgaggttcaggataatgcacccagtgcagatgctcccgcacatgaagatggtagtggtgatcatggtgacgatcatggtgagacaccagctgctgagaaccaacctactattgttagaagatccgagagaggtcttaaaccgtcgacaaggtatgatcctagtgagtatgtattacttactgatgggggagagcctgaaagctatgatgaagctttggaggatgaacacaaggataagtggtttggagccatggatgaggagatggattcttttgaggagaaccatacttttgagttggtggaattgcctaagggcaagaaggctctgcttaataagtgggtgtacagaattaagcatgaggatgacaatttgccacctcgacacaaggctagattggttgtgaaaggctacagccaaaagaagggaattgattatgatgaaatcttttctcctgttgtgaagatgtcatccattcgggttgtacttggattggcagcgagccttgatctagaggttgagcaaatggacgtgaagactgctttccttcatggtaatttggaggaagagatctacatggaacaaccggaaggctatgtgcaaaagggcaaagaaaatttggtttgccgcttgaagaaaagcctttatggattgaagcaagcaccaaggcagtggtacatgaagttcaagtctgttatgggggagcatggttatgcagagactgattcagaccattgtgtatttgtgaaggtgttcggtgaggatgattttatcatcttgttgctgtatgtcgatgatatgttgattgtgggcaGGAACATGGACAAAATTAAGGAGTTGAAAGAGCAGCTCAGTGAGTCCTTtgccatgaaagatatgggtccagCGAAACAGATTCTTGGTATGAGAATTGTTCGGGATagaggtgagaagctgattcacttatctcaggagaagtacattgaaaaagtacttaagcggtttcacatggacaagtctaaagtgttgagtactcctcttgctccacacttaagactgagcagtcaacaaagtccgaagacatatgcggagaaggaagatatggcgaaggttccgtatgcttctgcagtgggtagtttgatgtatgccatggtctgtacaagaccggatttagcctacgccgttggagttgtcagcaggtttctctccaatccgggaagagaacattggaatgctgtgaagtggattttgagatatctcAGAGGGACTTCTAATTTGAAGATTACATTCGGAGGTAAGAAGCCTTTGCTGGTCAGTTTCACTGATTCTGACATGTCTGGAGATGCTGATTCTAGCAAGTCTACTTCGGGTTACTTGGTAACATTTGCGGGTGGAGCTGTGGCATGGCAGTCAAGGCTGCAAAAGTGTGTTGCACTATCTACCACTGAGGCAGAGTTCATTGCCGCAACTGAAGCTTGTAAAGAGTTgttgtggatgaagaacttctgtgaAGAGATCGGTTTCAAGCAAGAAAAGTATGTGTTGCTTTGTGATAGTCAAAGCGCTATTTGTCTCGGGAAGAATTCTACATTTCATTCGAAGTCAAAACACATTCAGAGGAGGTATCATTGGATACGTGATGTGGTTGCTTCTAAGGAAGTGGAACTTGAGAAAGTTCATACGGATGATAATGGAGTTGATATGATGACAAAGTCATTACCGAGGGGGAAGCTTGAGGTATGCCGAGAGATAGCCGGAATGGCTGTTTATTCCATCTAGTCGGAGGGGGAGTTTGTTGGGTCCCTCCTACATGGAGAGAACCAAGTGGGCATGAGACATAATAATTCTTATGAACTTAAGTAATTAGTGATGTTCCCCTTTGCACTGTAGACATAATAAtagagttttgaaaaaaaaaaagaaacaagagagagagaaaggagaaaaagagagagaaggagaaaactcgtaaggtgatttcaagactggttttggaggatcaaacggaacttgatcgggctgatattttgtgggaagcttcttcagtcagtgggttagaggttcaccgaagggatttggaattcaacggttggatcttctgttgtctgggttttcttgaagctggtcgccatagttcttcagcagagcagtcttgggtgtttggtaaatccaacggtgagatcttctcttattgagctgaaatttggcagaggtattgtcgacttgtttatcttggatttgtacggttggattagtttctagaagccggaatctttgtgagctgagatcgtttggttgctgccggttttgaagctttgtgttgctctcttgttgttgttgtttgtgttggagatagctatttgtagctagactctctgttctgttcaggctgttgaacagggaggacgtggttgtactcataccatttatatagtggatttttgagtggactatggtcccgtggtttttacttctcacatcgaggaggttttccacgtaaaaattgtgtgtctcatttagttatcgcaactttgatatcttgccatcgtcgaagtattttcctcacaggttcgcacaaggtcaggggaacacgaccattagtattttcgctgcgccgtgtgactttTCCCCAACACAAATGTTATTTTGGATAATACTCACCGAGAGCAACATGACTCAGAGAACATGATAAATTGAtgaataacaaaacataaattgTTGTATTTAGACATAAGTTGAACTTAAATAACATTTGTCTCTGATAAATTGATGAATAACAACACATAACTTGTTGTATTGAAACTTTAAGATAACTTTTGTCTCAATTTGGATTTTATGGTTATAGGTATATTGAAATCAAACTGTAAATCGaactaaactaaatatttgtaaaagtttgttgtattttaaaatcaaaatatatttagtacttcctccgtttttttatatttcacgttttagaaaaaaaattttgttccaaattatttgacgttttcaattttttatgtaaaatttattactaattaatgCTAGATGACCAATGATATTATagtttgtattttattattggcTAAATTGTGgttatataaacaattaattatgtttttgtttagaaaattaaatgtttCATATATTCTATGCGTATAATTCTAAAGCGTCAGATATAAAATAACGGAAGGAGTATGGATTTGATTTGGGTTGTCGCAAGATCATTAGCTAGCACCGACGACTTGGCTATATGTATTTGGTGAAAGTTAGTTGCATTTAAAGTCCCTAAATGCACTGCTGTTACCAATGAGATATATACATACTCTAGAATATCCTCCATTTATTGGATCTCTTTAAAATATCAACGAAAAtgatagtttattttatttcaatacAAGTGGACATTTTCTGACTACTTGGCTTATGACCAATTATAAACTAGCCTTTTCAAATCACCTACTAATAGCTTTCATCTATATCACTATAtatttaaaccataaaaaaaatgttgCTAACTAAGGGTCAAAACAATAGAAACCATGCATATGCTACCAACTAGTCATTAGATTACTATCTATTTCTGCCAAACTACTTAACTGTCCTAACAAATTCGCCTTTTTAGAAGGTTGACTCATTGGTAGTCACAAGTCTTCTCTCAACTTTGGATTCAACTACGAGTCACGATcacctttttttaatttttgtagtGTAGATTGACAAGTAAACATCATTTACAAATGAGAATGTTAATAGGAATGATCAACTCACTTTCACCTATAAATAAAGTTAAAGACGCGCTTCTCCACTTATCATACTCATTTCCCATCTGtcaaaacataaaaccctaGAACACAATCCAAACCATCAGAGAGACAATGGCACAACCCACCTGCTACGTTCTGACAAGCCAAGACACCGACATCAACCATGTGGTGAACAACCCAATGAACCTTGCGCTCCTGTTGAAACAAGCGTTTCAAGACGTTCCTATGCGTCCTCACGAATGTCCACCTTATCAGTTGTGGCGCTGCTGGATAACCTATGGAACGTGTACAGAGGATAGTATATGGAAACGATGGCGTGGACAACTGATAAGGTTATCCAGCAGCGCCACAACTGATAAGGTGGACATTCGTGAGGACGCATAGGAACGTCTTGAAACGCTTGTTTCAACAGGAGCGCAAGGTTCATTGGGTTGTTCACCACATGGTTGATGTCGGTGTCTTGGCTTGTCAGAACGTAGCAGGTGGGTTGTGCCATTGTCTCTCTGATGGTTTGGATTGTGTTCtagggttttatgttttgaCAGATGGGAAATGAGTATGATAAGTGGAGAAGCGCGTCTttaactttatttaattttataaatattatcagTTTTCTATGGGTTTTTAATATGTCAACTATGGTTAGATCATagattaatgatatttttttagattttatcaggttttatcagatttttaattaaagaaattttcattaaatttgAATCATATTATACACCAATCACTGAGTTTACCTCCGTGAGTCCAGATCGGATATGAAAACACTGAATATCTATTTTTGACATAAATATGTagatcaaaattcaaaaaataaatacttaatatCAACTAGCAATTTTATCTAAAAATCAAATCCACGCTTTCAAAAGTACGGATCAAAATTTAGTAATacgttattattaattaataatatacatcTCAGTGTTAGACCTTTTAAAAATGTACATTACAGTATTTTGTACATGCGATTTCTATTGATAAACGCAAAAGTTTAGTGGCATAATAGCATAATGGAACCGTAATTGAAAATGGTGTTTTACATCAATCACATGCGCAGCGCAATACAAAACCCACAAAGAGTGATTGTGACTGTTTGGAATATCAAGACTCATGAACCATCTTTCTAATAGAGAAGTGAAGATTATTTTTGGAGTTTAGTAGAAAGTATACAATAATGAAGAGTACCATAATAATTCAGTAGTCTCAGTTAGTAACCTTTGATGGTATGATTAGTAAATAGACTAAAACTGGGTATAAtgtattagaaaaaaaacaaggaaTACTCAAAACTTAATTTATAGATATGGAAGCgattatttaactatttataaTATGATTCAAATTCAAGACGGTGCGTATCGTTGCTGGCTTCACAACGGGACTGAAAGTCTCGTCATAGTCTATTCCTTGCTCCTGCGACTTGCCATTAGCCACCAAACGAGACTTGTGGCTTTTAAAGTTGCCATCTGCATCATACTTATGTTTGTATAACCACATTGAGCGCACAATGTTAGTGTTAGAAGGGCGAGGCACAAGATCAAAAGTCTCGCTTTTAACAATAGCATTGTACTCTATAGTCATAGATGGATTCCAATTAGGATCGTTTAAGGCTTGTATATGGCTTTTTGGAAGAGCAGAGAAAGGCTTAGCAAGAAGAGAAAagatttgttttggttttgtaatACCATGTTTTGACCTTGTCGACATGGAATGCCTGGGAGCCTCCACTGCTGGAGGTGCAGGTGGAGTTGGCGCATCTTGAGGAGCCGGCGGAGTAACCGGGTTAGAAGGAGCCATAGGAGTTTCCAAGATGCTTCGTAAAAGAGGTGATGGGTCTGTGTCTGTGGAAAGAAAATCATACGTTGAGGTTTTTTGAGCTTTTGAATCTTGGTATGGGAATTGCGTTTCGTCGAAAGCGACATGACGCGACAAGATGATTTTGTTTGTAGTAAGATCCAAGCATCTATACCCTCGGTGATCGCTTGGGTAACCTATGAAAAGACACTTGGAGGATCGAGGGGAAAGCTTATGAGTTTTTAAGTGAGTATAAGAGATAGGCTTTTTAAACAGTACCGAGAATGGAAATTTGTTTTGAATAGCTTTTGAAGGAAGCAGATTGAGGATGTGGACTGCCGTATGTAAAGCTTCTACCCAATAGGAAGGTGGTAGACGAGCTTGGAACAGGAGACAGCAGATCGCATTGTTGATTGTGCGAATCATCCTTTCCGATTTTCCGTTTTGCTGGGACGTGTGCGGACACGAGAAACGGAAGGTAGTTcctttttctgcaaaaaaaatcatgaaactGGGAGTTGTTAAACTCCCCTCCATTATCGCATTGAAGCGACTTGATATCTTTACCAAACTGTGTTTTCACATAGTTAGCAAAGTGGagatattttgaaaatgtttcatGCTTATATCGCATAGGATATACCCATAGAAAATGTGAGTGGTGATCAAGAAAGAGAACATAATATTTGATACCACTCACACTCTGAATCGGCGAAGTCCATAAATCAGAATGAATTATATCAAAGGGGTGATCAACATTTGTGTTAGAGGTAGCAAAAGGAAGCTTTATTTGTTTTCCAAACTGGCAAATAGAACAGAGTTGAGACGAATCCCCTTTATTACATAAAAAAGCATTAGAAGAAATAAGAGATTTCAACGTTTGGTCACTGGGATGTGCCAGACGTCGATGCCAGTCGGAGATTGATGCAGTAAAAGCAGAAGTAGGAGCCGCATTTTTAGAAGAAGGGAGAATGGGATAGAGGTCTCCGGTGCTGTCACTGCGGAGTATCGTCCTCTTCGTATGAAGATCCTTCACAGAAAAACCACAAGGATCAAACTCAACAGAACATGAATTATCTTTTGTAAAACGAGGAACTGAGATCAGGTTTTTAATAATGGAAGGCGTAACAAGAACATTTTGTAATGACAGAGGACGATTTTTAGTTGGGAGAGTTAGAGAACCAGATTTGGTAATTGGAATCTTACCTCCATTTGCAACTGTAACTGTTTTTCCAATGCCATTGTTAAAAACAGACTTAAGATTACCTGTGGTGTTTGAAAGGTGTGCAGTTGCTCCCGAGTCCATATACCAATTTGTATCGGACGGATCAATGAGTGTCAGCGTGTTGTAGGCTTGCGCAAAGTCCATAGCTGGCTCATGTTTCTGATTCCCACCGTGTGAGGTCTGTCCGTGTAGTTGGCGTTGCGGTCTTGGACCTAACAGACCTGGCTGGGGAGATGCAGCGTAAGGGAGTTGAGCCCAAGGATTGAACTGCTGAGGTGCCCACATCTGGAACCCGCCTTGCCAGTAAGGAGTGTTCCACTGGTTGTACTGAGGACGAGAGCCGGTATGTTGATTCCTGCCTTTGCCACGTTGTCCTCCCCTTCCTCTGTGCCCTTTTGTTTGATTGAAGCGTTGCTGTTGGTGGTTCTTGGTGTGTTGTTCCTTCTGGTCAGGACCCGATTCAGTTGCAGCAAGGACTTTCGCCGAAGAGGCTGAGTCTTTGTTGGAAGGTTGCGGCTTCTTACCTTTTCCGAGGCGTTCTTCCTCGAGGATAAGCATAGATCTCGCTTCCTCAAAGCTTGGGAATGGCTGACGATGCATGATGACATTTATGATGTTGTCATATTTGGCATTGAGACCATTTAGAAGGTAAGTTACCAGCGTTCTCTCACTCACCGGAGCGTCGTGGTTGG contains these protein-coding regions:
- the LOC106398307 gene encoding uncharacterized mitochondrial protein AtMg00820-like; this encodes MAPSNPVTPPAPQDAPTPPAPPAVEAPRHSMSTRSKHGITKPKQIFSLLAKPFSALPKSHIQALNDPNWNPSMTIEYNAIVKSETFDLVPRPSNTNIVRSMWLYKHKYDADGNFKSHKSRLVANGKSQEQGIDYDETFSPVVKPATIRTVLNLNHIINS